One Fuerstiella marisgermanici DNA window includes the following coding sequences:
- a CDS encoding ISAs1 family transposase, with product MRRPAFVSPFRQTQCIDSRSPRRGEPVYPLQNILFIAVCAVISGADDFVAIAKFGRTKRDWFAKYLDLSAGIPSHDRFNAILALIRPAEFEKCLLNWITSLQKISDGQIIAIDGKTLRRSYDKASGKSAIHMVSAWATANHISLGQVVVDAKSNEITAIPKLLELIEVSGALVTIDAMGCQTEIASKIVDAEADYCLAAKGNQPTLHAGLVAFFADHLEDDFARCPVRRFETKENTGGREDLRQYLICRAPEDLPDAHRWKNLKAIGIAINNTLRDGKMCIGIRYYILSRYVSGRRFAEAVRSHWGVENNLHWQLDVTFQEDQSRIRKRHADMNFSILRRTALSLLKNESTARVGIKNKRLNAAWDETYLAKVLFGK from the coding sequence ATTCGGCGACCAGCATTTGTTTCACCATTTCGGCAGACACAGTGCATAGATTCACGTTCGCCAAGGCGCGGTGAGCCTGTCTATCCGCTTCAAAATATTCTGTTCATTGCAGTCTGTGCTGTGATCAGTGGCGCGGATGATTTTGTCGCGATTGCGAAGTTTGGCAGAACGAAACGAGATTGGTTTGCGAAGTATCTCGATCTGTCCGCAGGGATTCCGTCGCACGATCGTTTCAACGCCATCCTCGCTCTGATTCGTCCTGCAGAATTTGAAAAGTGCTTACTGAATTGGATCACTTCTCTGCAGAAAATCAGTGACGGACAAATCATCGCGATCGATGGTAAGACACTCCGTCGCAGCTATGACAAAGCCAGTGGCAAGTCGGCCATCCACATGGTCAGTGCATGGGCCACAGCCAATCATATCAGTCTCGGGCAAGTCGTCGTCGATGCGAAGAGTAATGAGATTACGGCGATTCCCAAACTGCTGGAATTGATCGAGGTTTCCGGTGCTTTAGTGACGATTGACGCCATGGGTTGCCAAACGGAAATCGCGTCGAAGATTGTCGACGCAGAGGCGGACTATTGTCTTGCCGCGAAAGGCAATCAGCCCACGCTACACGCAGGTCTTGTCGCGTTCTTCGCCGACCATTTGGAAGATGACTTTGCACGCTGTCCGGTGCGACGATTTGAAACGAAAGAAAACACCGGCGGCCGCGAAGATTTGCGACAGTATCTGATCTGTCGTGCGCCGGAGGATCTTCCGGACGCACATCGCTGGAAGAACCTGAAGGCGATCGGGATCGCGATCAACAACACTCTCCGCGACGGCAAAATGTGCATCGGCATCCGCTATTACATTTTAAGCCGTTATGTCTCCGGCCGTCGTTTCGCCGAAGCTGTGCGGAGCCATTGGGGTGTCGAGAACAATTTGCATTGGCAACTGGACGTCACTTTCCAGGAAGATCAATCGAGGATCCGTAAACGCCACGCAGACATGAACTTCAGCATCCTTCGCCGCACGGCGTTGAGTCTCCTGAAAAACGAATCCACAGCCAGGGTGGGGATCAAAAACAAAAGACTCAACGCTGCCTGGGATGAGACATACCTCGCGAAAGTCCTGTTCGGCAAATGA
- a CDS encoding neutral/alkaline non-lysosomal ceramidase N-terminal domain-containing protein, with protein MIRWTVLPLLVFVLSHSVPEISVVLADDANDLAYLDECNPWQPHKDFPKLITPQWVGEEGVDCVVVLAIDDMRDTAKYEQYLRPILNRLKQIDGRAPVSIMTCDVKPDDPQLQSWLEEGLSIECHTVDHPCPLLQGGDIDKAKSTYDRCIDLLNKIPGNKPVAFRTPCCDSLNTVSPRFYSEIFPRTTSEGHYLQIDSSVMNFFTSDDESIPRELVLDKDGNERFWKYKVRHLKRGEVVHTNFVNYIKNYPYPYVINNTCWQFPCVAPSDWSAQHLHGVNNPLTVEDWKAALDITVHKQGVFNLVFHPHGWITAEQVVELIDHAVQKHGKKLKFLTFREAAERLNQSLTNGKSLRQAKSDLRDSASHAAHLKQHSNPSDVRSLPKNVRDVLAHGTSPMLLPLKRDDGSDNGFFIHNRHLCWQNEDTAHLPDLIHRVSFDDIPAANVGRNKVAAPAGTARTDESPDTPKELRESEAGDRRSGNDSVRSFWPTPIGAAVVDITPDYPVRLTGYGNRATESEGVAAKIHARALVIGGKNVAVIAPRDEPRSGRSRTSGSDVRISGVGSRSFQHTDIQTMARFNQKDRAAGLITRSDDGYYEQPLAILITVDNCGVPQEIVEAAFGKIAAKHNISRERFAVSSTHTHSGPWLRDFAPNILPNLPEDHAAHLAKYEAELVEHLVSVVDKAIEARKPGNLSVGRGKLGFAINRRVLNNGTWQGFGETPDGPVDHQFPVLAAHDANGKLIAVLANYACHATTETGAFNQISGDWPGFAADMIEADNPGSVALIAIGCGADANPSPRGTHEQAKQHGRAVADEVKRLLGKAEDGKPNADVDDSAFLTPIDPSITCDIARINLPLGPLPDRAAWEAQAKDDSHTGHLAKKFLKMLDNGEDIPTTVPNYPVQTWCFGEDLAMVFLGGEVVVDYSIRLNSMFDDQRLWLNAYTNDVPCYIASKRILREGGYEADRSMVYYAHPTRLAPEAEDLICDAVQKLLPHEFYSDELQATFPGPKSPEDSLSCITVRPGMKAELVVAEPLIHDPVAFDWDFQGRMWVIEMGGYPSGAGQPRRAVAGQHGTAREGAESPRKLDVRASGGVNGRVRVLTDADNDGRYDEAVTFLDDLNFPTGIHPWRNGWIITAAPDIIYAEDTDGDFVADVRKVLFTGFTEGNQQHRVNGMRWGLDGWLYLANGDSGGEIKAVATVSEKSVVSRDPVNIRGRDLRIHPDTGAIELLSGQTQFGRNRDDFGNWFGNNNSNPIWHYVLEDRYLSRNPHATGLQTRAQVAEVPGAAPVFPTSKTMARFNDFHAANRFTSACSTSIYRDHLLGEEFYGNAFTCEPVHNLVSRLVLERDGVTFKGRRARDEQKSEFFASSDNWTRPVMVRTGPDGAIYIADMYRQVIEHPQWIPDEYQRKMNLRAGDDRGRIYRVTAGQPRQAVAWPHGMSRDVVKSPRTSNVRARSSNSPSREVAVTRAFASDHEAASCCGFEAEAVNENQLHDSATSSDKVATAVPELRDWFNKPASEITTKELAERIASLNGWWRDTAQRLLAHRGGDFPPKELLTLMATHESAAVRVQAIAAMANVERTHTQSIQLAETLVGLRDDPHPEVRRQVLRFESRLRDEDEKLSNVLLAMLYDPSPIVQQQLALVMGASDRFADASKATLASLLTRHGSNTHIRDAVYSSTNDENVVGLLISLSKSDEPVSALIYGDVLRMAAAFEKGPAVVTAFEALLKRMTEGKQNRSPDMWESAVGVSTQIRRNPKLTELVSQSKSTLVAWKNARQFASELSVSPDEDIRTRLAALNFMEVSGNLNQDTQQTLLGLFSPDTPPDVQQAAIRVLAAVNSDHLWQELAPRWRSLTPSVRGTAVEAMLSRSERTMTLLKAIESGELTVSDVDAAYRQRLLAHKDATIREHAQKLFGTTTPSARTTLVESLRANIAGLKSDADAGKAVFEKRCATCHKIGEVGKQVGADLTALKDRSTDAMLTAILDPNKAVESKFFSYIAVTTEGRTFSGMLLNETGNSITLLGSDGKEQSVPRTELDELVCSNKSLMPEGLEKDLTPQQLADVIAFVQSAGTTWKRFAGNEPRLVRASDDGTILLPASAAEIHGPNLVFESKHQNLGWWASTDDYAVWTIDVPRGGYWTVEVDYACDNGTAGGLLKLSTGTRLLTARIPGTGTWDDYRTWTAGKLDLGGGRRQIIVTAPEKPPAALLDLKAIRLLPPE; from the coding sequence ATGATTCGTTGGACCGTCCTTCCCCTCCTTGTATTCGTCCTTAGCCACTCCGTACCCGAAATCAGTGTGGTACTTGCCGACGATGCCAACGATCTCGCCTACCTGGACGAATGCAATCCTTGGCAGCCGCACAAGGACTTTCCAAAACTGATCACGCCGCAATGGGTGGGTGAAGAAGGCGTAGACTGTGTTGTCGTTCTCGCCATCGACGACATGCGAGACACCGCTAAGTACGAACAGTACCTGCGGCCAATCCTGAATCGTCTGAAGCAGATCGACGGTCGGGCTCCCGTAAGCATCATGACGTGCGACGTGAAGCCCGATGATCCTCAATTGCAAAGTTGGCTGGAAGAAGGGCTCAGCATTGAATGCCACACGGTCGACCACCCCTGCCCGCTGCTGCAGGGAGGAGACATCGACAAAGCCAAGTCTACATACGACCGCTGCATCGATCTACTGAACAAGATTCCGGGCAACAAGCCCGTCGCCTTCCGCACGCCGTGTTGCGATTCGCTGAACACGGTCAGTCCACGGTTCTATTCTGAGATCTTTCCGCGCACAACGTCGGAAGGACACTACCTGCAGATCGATTCGTCCGTGATGAATTTCTTCACATCGGACGACGAATCGATTCCGCGTGAACTTGTGCTGGACAAAGATGGCAACGAACGCTTCTGGAAGTACAAGGTCCGCCACCTGAAACGCGGTGAGGTCGTTCACACCAACTTCGTGAACTACATCAAAAACTACCCGTACCCGTACGTCATTAATAACACCTGCTGGCAATTCCCCTGTGTGGCACCCAGCGATTGGTCCGCTCAACACCTGCACGGCGTCAACAATCCACTCACCGTCGAAGACTGGAAGGCGGCTCTGGACATCACCGTGCACAAACAGGGAGTCTTCAATCTGGTCTTCCACCCGCACGGCTGGATCACGGCGGAACAGGTTGTTGAACTGATCGACCACGCGGTGCAAAAGCATGGAAAGAAGTTGAAGTTTCTAACGTTCCGGGAGGCCGCGGAGAGGCTGAACCAAAGTCTGACCAATGGAAAGTCGCTGCGGCAGGCGAAGTCGGACTTGCGAGACTCCGCCAGTCACGCGGCACACCTTAAACAACATTCCAACCCATCAGACGTGCGTTCATTACCTAAGAATGTTCGCGACGTGCTGGCCCACGGTACTTCCCCGATGTTGCTGCCATTGAAGCGGGACGATGGTTCGGACAACGGTTTCTTCATCCACAACCGCCACCTCTGCTGGCAGAACGAAGACACGGCTCACCTGCCGGACTTGATTCATCGTGTTTCGTTTGACGACATTCCGGCCGCGAACGTAGGCCGGAACAAGGTCGCCGCTCCCGCCGGAACAGCGCGAACCGACGAAAGCCCTGACACCCCGAAAGAGCTTCGAGAGTCGGAAGCTGGCGACCGCCGTTCCGGCAACGACTCGGTTCGCTCGTTCTGGCCTACACCCATCGGTGCCGCCGTTGTCGACATCACGCCGGACTACCCCGTCCGTCTCACCGGCTACGGGAATCGAGCGACGGAATCCGAAGGCGTGGCCGCGAAGATTCATGCTCGGGCGCTGGTGATCGGCGGGAAGAATGTAGCCGTCATCGCTCCGCGTGACGAGCCGCGCAGTGGCCGATCGCGAACCAGCGGCAGCGACGTCCGGATCTCCGGCGTCGGAAGCCGCAGTTTTCAGCACACTGACATCCAAACGATGGCTCGTTTTAATCAGAAAGACCGTGCTGCGGGGCTCATCACGCGGAGCGATGATGGCTACTACGAACAGCCGCTGGCGATCCTCATCACCGTCGATAACTGCGGTGTGCCACAAGAGATTGTTGAAGCGGCTTTCGGCAAGATCGCTGCTAAACACAATATCTCACGCGAACGATTTGCAGTCTCATCCACCCACACGCATTCCGGCCCGTGGCTGCGTGACTTTGCGCCGAATATTCTGCCCAACCTGCCGGAAGACCACGCGGCTCACCTTGCAAAGTATGAAGCCGAGTTAGTCGAACATCTCGTCTCAGTCGTCGACAAGGCGATTGAAGCACGCAAGCCCGGCAACCTTTCCGTTGGTCGAGGAAAACTCGGCTTCGCCATCAATCGCCGAGTCCTGAATAACGGCACATGGCAGGGGTTCGGAGAAACTCCCGATGGCCCTGTGGATCATCAGTTCCCGGTGCTGGCTGCTCATGATGCGAACGGCAAATTGATTGCGGTGCTCGCAAATTACGCGTGCCATGCGACAACAGAAACCGGTGCGTTCAATCAAATCAGCGGCGACTGGCCCGGCTTTGCGGCCGACATGATCGAAGCCGACAACCCCGGATCCGTCGCCTTGATCGCCATTGGCTGCGGAGCCGACGCAAACCCGTCTCCCAGAGGGACTCACGAACAGGCAAAACAACATGGGCGTGCCGTTGCAGATGAAGTGAAACGATTGTTGGGTAAAGCGGAAGATGGAAAGCCGAATGCGGATGTCGACGACTCGGCGTTCCTCACCCCCATCGATCCCAGCATCACTTGCGACATCGCCCGCATTAACCTGCCGCTCGGTCCGTTGCCTGATCGAGCGGCCTGGGAAGCTCAGGCGAAGGACGACAGTCACACAGGACACCTCGCGAAGAAGTTCCTGAAGATGCTCGACAACGGCGAAGACATTCCCACCACGGTACCGAACTATCCCGTGCAAACCTGGTGCTTCGGCGAGGATCTGGCAATGGTGTTTCTGGGCGGCGAAGTGGTGGTCGATTATTCCATTCGGCTCAACAGCATGTTCGACGACCAACGTCTGTGGCTGAACGCATATACCAACGACGTCCCCTGCTACATCGCCAGCAAACGGATCTTGCGAGAAGGCGGTTATGAGGCAGACCGGTCAATGGTGTACTACGCTCACCCAACGCGACTGGCACCGGAAGCCGAGGATCTCATTTGCGATGCCGTACAGAAGCTGCTTCCACACGAATTCTATTCCGATGAACTGCAGGCAACTTTCCCCGGGCCAAAGTCGCCGGAAGATTCGCTCAGCTGCATCACCGTCCGGCCCGGCATGAAGGCCGAACTGGTAGTGGCAGAACCGCTGATACATGACCCCGTCGCCTTCGACTGGGACTTCCAGGGACGAATGTGGGTCATCGAAATGGGCGGCTACCCCAGTGGTGCCGGGCAGCCCCGGCGGGCGGTGGCGGGGCAACACGGGACGGCGCGGGAGGGAGCCGAATCGCCGAGGAAGTTGGATGTGCGGGCGTCCGGGGGCGTGAATGGACGCGTTCGGGTTCTGACTGACGCCGATAACGATGGGCGCTACGATGAAGCTGTTACGTTTCTGGATGACCTGAACTTCCCTACCGGCATTCATCCGTGGCGCAACGGCTGGATCATCACGGCGGCGCCGGACATCATCTACGCAGAAGACACCGACGGAGACTTCGTCGCCGACGTTCGCAAAGTTCTGTTCACCGGATTCACTGAAGGCAACCAGCAGCATCGAGTGAACGGAATGCGCTGGGGGCTTGATGGATGGTTGTACCTGGCCAATGGGGATAGCGGTGGCGAAATTAAAGCCGTTGCCACTGTGAGTGAAAAGTCGGTAGTCTCAAGAGATCCGGTCAATATTCGAGGGCGTGACCTGCGGATTCATCCGGATACCGGAGCCATTGAATTACTCAGCGGGCAGACTCAGTTCGGCCGCAACCGCGACGACTTCGGCAACTGGTTCGGCAACAATAACAGCAATCCGATTTGGCATTACGTTTTGGAAGACCGCTACCTGAGCCGAAACCCACACGCCACCGGACTTCAAACAAGGGCTCAGGTTGCCGAGGTCCCCGGAGCCGCTCCCGTGTTCCCAACCAGCAAAACGATGGCTCGCTTTAACGACTTTCATGCGGCCAACCGGTTTACGTCGGCCTGCAGCACATCCATCTACCGCGATCACCTGTTGGGCGAAGAATTTTACGGCAACGCGTTCACCTGCGAACCGGTGCATAATCTTGTAAGCCGACTGGTGCTGGAACGCGACGGAGTGACCTTCAAAGGTCGTCGAGCGAGAGACGAGCAGAAATCAGAATTCTTCGCCAGCAGTGACAACTGGACTCGGCCAGTCATGGTCCGCACCGGCCCGGACGGAGCGATCTACATCGCCGACATGTACCGTCAGGTGATTGAGCATCCTCAGTGGATTCCCGATGAGTACCAGCGAAAAATGAATTTGCGAGCGGGCGACGACCGTGGCAGGATTTACAGGGTCACAGCGGGGCAGCCCCGGCAGGCGGTGGCGTGGCCACACGGGATGTCGCGCGATGTTGTCAAATCGCCGAGGACGTCGAACGTGCGGGCTCGTAGCTCGAACTCTCCGAGTCGAGAGGTTGCTGTGACTCGTGCGTTTGCTTCGGATCACGAAGCCGCTTCCTGTTGCGGGTTTGAAGCCGAAGCTGTGAATGAGAATCAATTGCACGACTCAGCGACATCGAGCGACAAAGTAGCCACGGCTGTTCCGGAGCTGCGGGACTGGTTTAACAAACCCGCGTCCGAGATCACCACCAAAGAACTGGCAGAACGCATCGCCAGCCTCAACGGCTGGTGGCGCGATACGGCTCAACGGTTGCTGGCTCATCGTGGCGGCGACTTTCCACCGAAGGAGCTGTTGACTCTGATGGCAACGCACGAATCTGCTGCCGTTCGCGTTCAGGCGATCGCCGCGATGGCGAATGTAGAGCGAACGCACACGCAAAGTATCCAACTGGCAGAAACGCTTGTTGGTCTGCGAGACGATCCCCATCCGGAAGTGCGACGGCAGGTGCTTCGGTTCGAATCACGACTCCGTGACGAAGACGAAAAGTTGTCTAATGTGCTACTTGCAATGCTGTACGACCCATCTCCAATCGTTCAACAGCAACTCGCCCTCGTGATGGGAGCTTCCGATCGGTTTGCAGACGCTTCCAAAGCGACACTGGCGTCACTACTAACCCGGCACGGTAGTAACACTCATATCAGGGACGCCGTGTATTCGTCGACCAATGATGAAAACGTCGTTGGACTGCTGATTTCACTCAGCAAATCGGACGAGCCCGTCTCTGCCCTTATCTATGGTGACGTGCTGCGCATGGCGGCAGCTTTCGAAAAAGGCCCGGCGGTCGTGACTGCGTTTGAAGCTTTGCTGAAAAGGATGACAGAAGGCAAACAGAACCGGTCGCCGGATATGTGGGAATCTGCTGTCGGCGTTTCCACACAGATTCGCCGCAACCCAAAGCTCACGGAACTGGTTTCGCAATCGAAATCCACGCTGGTAGCGTGGAAGAATGCGAGGCAGTTCGCCAGCGAGTTGTCAGTTTCACCGGACGAAGACATTCGAACGCGATTGGCCGCGTTGAACTTCATGGAAGTTAGTGGAAACCTGAATCAAGACACGCAACAAACACTTCTTGGCCTGTTTTCCCCCGACACACCGCCGGACGTGCAGCAGGCCGCTATTCGAGTTTTGGCGGCCGTGAATTCAGATCACCTGTGGCAGGAATTGGCTCCCCGGTGGCGAAGTTTGACGCCGTCTGTCCGAGGCACAGCGGTGGAAGCCATGTTGAGCCGAAGCGAGCGCACGATGACACTGCTGAAGGCGATTGAATCCGGAGAACTAACGGTTTCAGATGTGGACGCCGCATATCGGCAACGGCTGCTGGCTCATAAAGATGCCACAATCCGCGAGCACGCTCAAAAGCTGTTCGGCACAACAACGCCTTCTGCTCGAACGACACTCGTTGAAAGTCTGAGGGCTAATATTGCCGGTCTGAAATCAGACGCGGACGCAGGTAAGGCCGTCTTCGAGAAACGTTGTGCGACGTGTCATAAAATTGGTGAAGTCGGCAAGCAGGTAGGAGCCGACCTAACCGCACTGAAAGATCGTTCGACCGACGCCATGCTCACGGCAATCCTGGATCCCAACAAAGCAGTCGAATCAAAATTCTTCAGTTACATCGCCGTCACGACAGAAGGACGAACGTTCAGCGGTATGCTGTTGAATGAAACCGGAAACAGCATCACGTTGCTGGGTAGCGACGGCAAAGAACAATCCGTACCGCGAACGGAACTGGACGAACTGGTGTGCAGCAACAAGTCGCTGATGCCGGAAGGTTTGGAAAAGGATCTGACGCCTCAACAATTGGCGGACGTGATTGCTTTTGTACAGTCGGCAGGCACCACATGGAAACGCTTCGCAGGAAATGAGCCGCGATTGGTCAGGGCGAGCGACGATGGCACGATTCTTCTACCGGCCAGCGCCGCAGAAATTCATGGCCCGAATCTTGTCTTCGAAAGTAAGCATCAAAATCTGGGCTGGTGGGCGTCGACGGACGATTATGCCGTCTGGACGATTGACGTACCGCGCGGCGGCTACTGGACGGTAGAAGTCGACTACGCCTGCGACAACGGAACGGCGGGTGGGTTATTGAAACTGTCGACCGGCACTCGGCTATTGACCGCTCGAATCCCCGGCACAGGCACATGGGACGATTATCGAACATGGACGGCCGGCAAGCTGGATCTGGGCGGCGGCCGCAGGCAAATCATCGTGACCGCTCCGGAAAAACCACCGGCGGCGTTGCTCGATCTGAAGGCAATTCGACTGTTGCCGCCGGAGTGA
- a CDS encoding ABC transporter ATP-binding protein, with translation MLQIDNVTKTYSHSQGPVRAVGDVSLTVNAGAFVAVQGPSGCGKSTLLLMAGGLLRPDGGAVNVDSTDPYGLKPDVRAEFRARRIGFVFQQFHLVPYLTIRENILAPGMAIATPDAETRSRADELIERFGLADRQHHVPGKLSSGERQRTALARALLNRPSLLLADEPTGNLDHDNADIVLNDLKDFAKEGGAVLLVTHDDRAVSYADSVVRMQAGKIIRD, from the coding sequence ATGCTGCAAATCGACAACGTCACAAAAACCTACTCTCATTCACAAGGTCCGGTCCGTGCTGTGGGTGATGTTTCATTGACCGTCAACGCCGGAGCCTTCGTTGCGGTTCAAGGGCCCAGCGGCTGCGGCAAGTCGACGTTGTTGCTGATGGCAGGCGGTCTGCTGAGGCCGGACGGCGGCGCGGTGAATGTCGACAGTACGGACCCCTATGGATTGAAGCCGGATGTGCGGGCTGAATTCCGAGCTCGCCGAATTGGCTTCGTCTTTCAACAGTTCCATTTGGTCCCTTACCTGACCATTCGCGAAAACATACTGGCTCCCGGCATGGCGATCGCAACGCCGGATGCTGAAACTCGCAGCCGGGCCGACGAACTTATCGAACGGTTCGGCCTTGCCGACCGACAGCACCATGTGCCTGGAAAACTAAGCAGCGGCGAACGTCAACGCACGGCTCTTGCTCGAGCTCTCTTGAATCGGCCGTCGCTGCTGTTGGCGGACGAACCAACCGGGAATCTGGACCACGACAACGCAGATATCGTGCTGAACGATTTGAAGGATTTCGCGAAGGAAGGCGGAGCCGTGTTGCTGGTGACTCATGATGATCGAGCCGTCAGTTATGCGGATTCGGTCGTACGAATGCAGGCAGGAAAGATTATTCGTGACTGA
- a CDS encoding ABC transporter permease produces MTIWRLTLQEIRHRKLGFLLAVLTVAAATACLVGARTLLRVNSVVSAELYEAQEEKLQQSLDEKRERVHQAGAELQDAMRKQMLGLGFNILILPEDQSRSELLLNGMTATMPESYVDKLAQSKIVTVNHLLPSVTKRITWPERDKEVILIGTRGEVPIQHRGLKKELLEEVAEGKMVIGYSIQKDLNLKVGDTVKFMEQDFTISEAHAERGSTDDVTVWINLKQAQELLGMQNLINAILALECDCVGDRISAVREEISAILPGTQVIEKYSQALTRAEARAKAKEVAEVALAHEEATGAAMLQEQASNRAALQNRQSEFAAVLVPLVLAASAIVIFLLALVNAKQRSEEIGILRAIGLKARQIIIVFLSKALIIGVLGGLLGVALGFWVGYSLPQTSGIDIQVSQLFDSGRLKTTLLGAPLLALLLSSLASWIPALLAASKDPAIILQGE; encoded by the coding sequence ATGACAATCTGGCGACTCACACTTCAGGAAATACGACACCGAAAACTCGGCTTCCTTCTAGCCGTGCTGACCGTGGCCGCAGCGACCGCCTGTTTGGTTGGTGCTCGCACACTGCTGCGTGTGAATTCCGTCGTGTCCGCGGAGCTCTACGAAGCTCAGGAAGAAAAATTGCAGCAATCGCTGGACGAAAAGCGAGAGCGCGTTCACCAGGCGGGAGCCGAGCTGCAGGACGCCATGCGCAAACAAATGCTGGGCCTGGGCTTCAATATTCTGATTCTTCCGGAAGATCAATCACGATCAGAACTGCTGCTGAACGGAATGACGGCCACGATGCCCGAATCCTACGTCGACAAACTGGCTCAATCCAAAATTGTGACCGTCAACCACCTGCTGCCGAGTGTCACCAAACGCATCACGTGGCCGGAACGCGATAAGGAAGTGATTTTGATTGGAACTCGCGGTGAAGTGCCAATCCAACATCGCGGCCTGAAGAAAGAACTTCTTGAAGAAGTGGCCGAAGGCAAAATGGTGATCGGCTATTCCATTCAAAAGGACCTTAATTTAAAGGTGGGTGACACGGTGAAATTCATGGAGCAGGATTTCACGATTTCAGAAGCTCACGCAGAACGCGGGTCGACGGACGATGTCACGGTCTGGATCAACCTAAAACAAGCTCAGGAATTGCTGGGCATGCAAAATCTGATTAACGCCATTTTGGCTTTGGAATGCGATTGCGTGGGCGACCGCATTTCTGCCGTTCGCGAAGAAATTTCCGCCATCCTGCCTGGCACTCAAGTGATTGAAAAATATTCGCAGGCACTTACTCGAGCCGAAGCGCGAGCCAAAGCGAAAGAAGTGGCCGAAGTCGCATTGGCTCACGAGGAAGCGACAGGCGCCGCAATGCTGCAGGAACAGGCGTCAAACCGAGCGGCGTTGCAGAATCGTCAAAGCGAATTTGCCGCCGTGCTGGTGCCGCTGGTGTTGGCTGCGTCCGCGATTGTTATTTTTCTGCTGGCACTCGTGAACGCGAAGCAGCGCAGCGAAGAAATCGGGATTCTGCGAGCGATCGGTTTGAAAGCCCGGCAAATTATTATCGTCTTTCTGTCAAAGGCCCTGATCATCGGAGTGCTGGGCGGATTGCTGGGCGTGGCATTGGGGTTCTGGGTCGGATATTCGTTGCCGCAGACCAGCGGCATCGACATTCAGGTGTCTCAATTGTTTGACAGCGGTCGCTTAAAAACCACGCTGCTTGGCGCTCCGCTGCTGGCGCTACTGCTTTCGTCATTGGCAAGTTGGATTCCCGCGTTGCTGGCTGCGAGTAAAGATCCAGCCATCATTCTGCAGGGAGAATAA
- a CDS encoding DUF1559 domain-containing protein gives MYEFPPDQTNWWPLLLFLFAITIAVSIAIFRAGWAVLWEFTFAVVTGVFLIIVVMTLSPVGAIRIDNFTFAFLLIALPSSVCLHIRAVYRERGYGKGVVVGAIGGWATLLVTIVGLTIATNEGAHEASRRTQCKNNLKQIALGFHNYHDAHKHFPAAAGGDPPISWRVLLLSQIHDEAHLEDKYDQHATWDSDVNRPIQKEECQTFICPSRPDSVDPQGRFLTSYLAPTGPGTAFNGPDGIPISAIKDGSSNSLMVLEACGSNVIWTEPRDQPVSTATMDINGPGPQPGRSDSLASSYHSDGAQVALADGSVRFVSESTDARVLRALLSIDGGEELSDW, from the coding sequence ATGTATGAATTTCCTCCCGACCAGACCAACTGGTGGCCACTGCTTCTGTTCTTGTTCGCGATTACCATCGCCGTATCGATCGCGATTTTTCGGGCAGGTTGGGCCGTGCTCTGGGAATTCACGTTCGCTGTGGTCACCGGGGTGTTCCTTATAATCGTGGTCATGACCTTATCCCCCGTTGGCGCAATAAGAATCGACAATTTCACATTCGCGTTCCTGCTGATTGCTTTGCCGTCGTCCGTGTGCCTTCATATCAGAGCCGTCTATCGAGAGCGTGGGTACGGCAAAGGTGTGGTCGTCGGCGCTATCGGTGGCTGGGCGACCCTTCTGGTCACAATTGTTGGTTTGACAATTGCAACCAACGAAGGAGCTCATGAAGCCTCCCGGCGAACGCAGTGCAAAAACAATCTCAAGCAGATTGCACTCGGATTCCACAACTACCACGACGCACACAAACATTTCCCCGCAGCGGCGGGGGGAGATCCGCCCATTTCGTGGCGTGTCCTATTGCTAAGCCAGATTCACGATGAGGCACATCTGGAAGACAAATATGACCAGCATGCCACTTGGGATTCTGACGTCAATCGGCCCATTCAGAAGGAAGAATGCCAGACCTTCATTTGCCCAAGTCGACCGGATTCCGTGGATCCGCAGGGCCGATTTCTCACGTCCTATCTCGCGCCGACTGGCCCCGGCACCGCGTTCAACGGGCCGGACGGAATTCCGATCTCGGCGATCAAAGACGGCAGTTCAAACTCACTGATGGTGCTGGAAGCGTGCGGCAGCAACGTCATCTGGACGGAACCTCGCGATCAGCCTGTGAGCACCGCAACGATGGACATCAACGGCCCCGGTCCGCAGCCGGGTCGGTCAGATAGCTTGGCGTCTTCGTATCACAGCGACGGAGCACAAGTCGCGCTGGCTGACGGTTCAGTGCGTTTCGTCAGCGAATCGACCGACGCCCGCGTCCTGCGAGCGTTATTGTCGATTGATGGCGGCGAAGAGCTATCGGACTGGTGA